A single genomic interval of Portunus trituberculatus isolate SZX2019 chromosome 41, ASM1759143v1, whole genome shotgun sequence harbors:
- the LOC123516944 gene encoding glycine-rich cell wall structural protein 1.8-like, which yields MIRAVSLVCLLASAALALPGGYGGGHGGINLGGGGGHAAVFFGAGGHGGGHGGGHGGGYGGGHGGGYGGGYGYAVPTPYAYNYGVSAGHTNFGQSEKGNGYGGVNGGYWVNLPDGRVQKVSYWADGSGYHPVVSYSGKAHYPASYGYGHGGYH from the exons ATGATCAGAGCC GTGTCTTTGGTGTGCCTTCTGGCCTCCGCCGCTCTCGCCCTTCCGGGAGGATACGGAGGTGGACATGGTGGAATTAACctcggcggtggcggtggacaTGCTGCTGTCTTCTTCGGTGCCGGCGGCCATGGCGGAGGACACGGTGGCGGCCACGGCGGCGGCTATGGTGGCGGCCACGGCGGCGGCTATGGTGGCGGATATGGCTACGCT GTTCCCACCCCTTACGCTTACAACTACGGCGTCTCTGCTGGCCATACTAATTTCGGCCAGAGTGAAAAGGGCAACGGTTACGGAGGCGTGAACGGCGGCTACTGGGTTAACCTTCCCGACGGCCGCGTGCAGAAGGTGTCCTACTGGGCTGACGGCAGCGGGTACCACCCAGTGGTGTCCTACTCTGGCAAGGCCCACTACCCTGCAAGCTACGGATACGGTCATGGTGGTTACCACTAA